In one Dreissena polymorpha isolate Duluth1 chromosome 7, UMN_Dpol_1.0, whole genome shotgun sequence genomic region, the following are encoded:
- the LOC127838246 gene encoding N-lysine methyltransferase KMT5A-A-like: MEPISAYGNLPTSVQVKDTLNGVPDYQLSVDKKTLKSFNDIMHNMQRKARLNDCIEHLQKSTLTNEDELENAVTAFLCERQWSNTKLKKQCVSKLKVATKERNDFRASRRNAQRQQEQQMLSSVQDQKWPLVVIAGSKHSRKGRTVLAKCNIPRNTVVCDYHGELLTYNEGLLRYEQYGDNNENVYMFSFNYQGRNYWIDAVRQCRCHPKTRIKGRLLNHSMKTANVVPRIVLLNQLPHILFFAKQDIAISEEILFDYGVQRYRLSELQDWMLS, from the coding sequence ATGGAACCAATTTCTGCCTATGGTAATTTACCAACATCGGTTCAAGTGAAAGACACTCTCAATGGAGTTCCAGATTATCAATTGTCTGTAGACAAGAAAACGTTAAAATCGTTCAACGATATTATGCATAACATGCAGAGAAAAGCTCGACTGAATGATTGCATTGAGCATTTGCAAAAGAGTACGCTCACGAATGAAGACGAATTGGAAAACGCGGTGACTGCTTTTCTCTGTGAACGCCAATGGTCAAatacaaaactaaaaaaacaGTGCGTTTCCAAGTTAAAAGTGGCAACAAAAGAAAGAAACGACTTCCGAGCATCTCGTAGAAACGCACAACGACAACAAGAACAGCAAATGCTCTCATCGGTTCAAGATCAGAAGTGGCCCTTAGTTGTTATTGCAGGAAGTAAGCACAGTCGTAAAGGCCGCACAGTGCTGGCAAAATGTAACATACCCAGGAACACAGTTGTATGTGACTACCACGGAGAATTGCTCACATATAATGAAGGGTTGCTGCGGTACGAACAGTATGGTGACAACAATGAAAACGTCTATATGTTTTCGTTCAATTACCAGGGCAGAAACTACTGGATTGATGCCGTAAGACAGTGCAGATGTCACCCGAAAACGAGAATAAAAGGTCGTCTTCTAAACCACTCAATGAAAACTGCAAACGTTGTTCCGAGAATAGTGCTGCTTAATCAGTTGCCGCACATTTTATTCTTCGCGAAACAGGATATCGCAATTAGCGAAGAAATCCTGTTTGACTATGGAGTCCAAAGATACAGGCTTTCAGAACTTCAGGACTGGATGCTAagttga